A single genomic interval of Ischnura elegans chromosome 3, ioIscEleg1.1, whole genome shotgun sequence harbors:
- the LOC124156458 gene encoding nuclear transcription factor Y subunit beta-like, which produces MDYKMTSCRAALLAAWLLVVVVGQVTSATTAYHGVRTHAIASRPRLRIRQTPGQQPVVYSFQPQQQQQQQQQVQQQQDAPSAAAPAYPQSSLIYYPAHSSNPLVAQQQRLQNPQQAAPNAQPYAQQLLQQQLYQQQQLYQQQQQQQQLYQQQQQQPELQYQQQDPNQPIRYILAQPGQQPQLLQRRPFAEQQVLAQQQAALAQQQAVSAQQDPQASAAPARPGLGVSFSPATAVSTIKFSNPYANYSYG; this is translated from the coding sequence ATGACCTCTTGCCGAGCGGCTCTCTTGGCCGCGTGGTTACTCGTCGTTGTGGTCGGGCAGGTGACTTCTGCCACAACCGCTTACCACGGCGTCCGCACCCACGCCATCGCCTCTCGGCCGCGCCTCCGCATCAGGCAGACCCCGGGACAGCAGCCGGTCGTCTACAGCTTCCAGccacaacaacagcaacaacagcagcaacaagtGCAGCAACAGCAAGACGCGCCCTCCGCCGCCGCTCCGGCCTACCCCCAGTCCAGCCTCATCTATTACCCGGCGCACAGCTCCAACCCTCTAGTGGCTCAGCAGCAGAGGCTGCAGAACCCTCAGCAGGCCGCACCGAACGCCCAGCCCTACGCGCAGCAGCTCCTGCAACAGCAGCTGTACCAACAGCAGCAGTTGTaccaacaacaacagcagcaacaacagtTGTaccaacaacagcagcagcaacctGAGCTACAGTACCAGCAACAGGACCCGAACCAGCCGATCAGGTACATCTTGGCGCAGCCCGGACAGCAACCTCAGCTGTTGCAGAGGCGCCCGTTCGCGGAGCAGCAGGTATTAGCGCAACAACAGGCGGCTTTGGCGCAGCAACAGGCGGTGTCGGCGCAGCAGGACCCGCAGGCCTCGGCGGCGCCTGCCCGCCCCGGACTCGGCGTTTCATTCTCGCCCGCGACGGCCGTGTCCACCATCAAGTTCTCCAACCCATACGCCAACTACTCCTACGGATAA